The DNA region tctaagagtgGCTCACATCATctatgaaaattaactcaaaatcaaaTGTAAATGTTACAATTGTaatgtttttagaaaatgtaaggGTAAATCCTTACGGTATTGAGTTCacaccaaaaacacaaagaaaaaaacaaaaaaagagataaacgGGACTTCAGGTTAACGTCTGTGCCTCAAAGGACACCATCGGGAGGGAGGAAGCCCACAGGATGGTAGACGGTTCCCTCCATGTCACACGTCTGGTAAGAAGTCCCCACCTATGATAGATCCAAAGGCCCTGACGATTCAACAATAAAAACGCAACAGTGGAACAGCAGGGGAAGGACCAGAGCAAACACTCTGCAGAAGGTCTGAAAGGCACAGGAAAGAGGCTCGTCACCAGGAAGATGCAGGTCAAAACACGCGGAGGTGCACctggccccctgcacccccaccctggaTGGCTGGAATCGGGTCACAGTGGCCCCGGGGGCGACAAGGCCTAGAGAAATTGGGACCCTCAAACACTGGTGCCCTGAGATCCTTATGTGCTGCAGCCACTTTAGAAAGCACCCTGGTGGTTCCTCAGTTTCACCCAGAGTTACTGCATGACCCAGATCACTTTCTAGGTTTATGCCCGAGACAACAGAACCCTCACAGACACATGAACACATGTATGTGAGAGCTCACAGCAGCCTTCAAATCGTCAAAAAGGACAAACAACCCCGACGCCCATCAACGGATGGACTGATGTGCCAACTATGGCCCATCTGCGCGGTGCCGCGCTACCCGCCAGGAAAGGAAATGCTGATGTTGTGGTACAAGGTGTAGGACTCTAGAAAACCTGATGCGCAGGAAGACAAACCAGACATGGGACTCACAGGACTCCGGGGTCTCCGTGGCTTCTGTGCCACAGTGGTAAGAGCCCTGGGATCATTCCTCCACAGACCAACCCTGCATTCCATTTCCACTCTTCTCTAGGTGTGCAGGTTAAATAGGGAGCCCATCATGTTGCCTTACGGCTCTTGAGGCAGTTCAATTCCAGATTCCCCCTGGAACCACCTCAGGGCCTGCTGCGTCAGAGAGGTCAGAGGTGCTTGTGCCCCATCTGGGCTCCCCTCCAAAAGCATTTCCCCCAGAACTGGCAAGGCCCCACCCATGAATATGCAGTGCAGAgccacatccccacccccagcccgctTTCCTGAGCCCAATTTCTGGCCCCAGGACACCTTCACATTAGGGCTACATCCTGAGAGCATCCGTCTCCTGAGAAACCAGTGACCTCTGGGCGCCTTGCTTCAAGTCACAGCACGGAGTCTCCAGAAAAACACCTCTAAACACCAGTGCTTGGAGCAGTGTCCCGGTGGTGGGGACAGACAAGTGACCTGGGGACAACATACCCTCAGTGGGGTCTCGGAAGCACTCCTCCTTGGGGTCTGAGGCTGGCTCCGGGTCCTGTGGAGGACCTCCCAGGCTGCCTGCTGGAGCGGATGCCCCTGCGcgctctgctgctccctcctgcaGGAAGGCCGGCTCAATTTGGGCAGCTTGGGCACCAGAGGTCCCGTGTGGGACCCGTGTCTCCCCCAGTCTTGGTGGGATAGGGGTGTGTAGGAGGCTCTGGGTGCTGCTCTGCGTCCCACCCCATCTCCACCAGCCTCCCTCTGCCCAAGGACCCACACAACGGAGGCATGGGCTGTGCTCGTGGCCCTACCTCACCCACCGTGCCTGGGGTCCCTGCCGCCGTCTGCACCTCATGTGCGTCCTCTGCCGAGGCTGTAGGCACCTGCCTGAAGAGATGGGGTCAGCAGGGCCTGTGCCCTAGCCTGGAGCTGCCTCATGAAGACTCGCCTGAGTGGCAGGGCCACCCCTCCCTACCTCAACTGCCCAAGAATCCTGTGCTCATGGGACTCGGCCAGGAGCTCCCAGGCTGAGTCTGCTCTGGGAGCCACCCCCAAAGCTTCACTGGTCCTGTTTCATTAGGACATTGGCAAACATGCTTGGGGGAGGGTCACCAGTTACCAGGGCCAGAATCCTCCCTAGCCGGACTGCTAGCCCCAACATGTACCTGCAGCTTGTTGGTGGGACAAGTGGCTGGGCACTGGCTAAGCTCCTCTTGGGACCCAGCACTCAGTGGCCACTAAGCAGCCATCCCCAGAGAGCACCATGAGAGGGCCAGAGCACCCCAGAAAGCATGGAGAGCCACTCCACTGGCTCTCGGACTACAGACAGAATTCGCTAGAGAGCTTTctaaatttccagttttttttttttatagacaatGCCCTTAGCAAGCATGTGGATAGCCCCACCCCTGTGGAGGGGACGGAACGGGGCTCCGCCATGGATGCTCCTCCACGATCTACAGTGGCTGTGAGCACCCTCCCCGGTCTTGGGATCCAGGACCAGCATGCCTCTGCAGCCTATGTGTGCCCCAAGACCCCTTCTCGGGGGCATGTATGTGCATCTCTGGTCTGTGGTCCTCTAGCGTGCACACTACCAAGCAGCTAGCTACTCCCCCACCACCAAGTACTCACTGGCTCAGAGGGGAGTACCCTGTGGCCTCGGGACCAGCATGCAACTTCTTGGCCATAGGTCCAGCTGGCCTGCTCTGGGGGCTTTCTGGGGGCTGGGCCTCTCTTCCACCTTCAAATGGGTTAAAGTCTGGGTCATCCAGCTTGTTCCAGTCCAGGTTGTAAGACCCCCGGAGAAGAGGAATGGGCTCCTCATCCGCCTCCTTGGGTGCATTTTCCTGTCTGGCCTCTGATACCCCGGAAGGAGGTTTAAGGCTGGGTCTCTCCCCCAGTTCCCTTTTGCTGGTGGCATTGTCAGAGAAATCAAATTCTAGCCTTATAGGTCTGTTGCTCCACGAGCTGACCCTTTGGTCATCAGCTTCTTCCTTCTGAGGACTTGGGGATGGGGCCCCTCTAGCCTTCAGAGGGCTGGCCAGGATGGTGTTCCTAGGACCAAAGGGGTCCTCAGGGCTGGCTGGGGCCTTGCCAGGCAGGTCTGCGAAGGGTCCTTCTGCACATGCTTCTGTAGGCTGAGTGCCAGGTGGCCAAGTAGCCCCGGATGAGGATGCAGGGACCTGGTTTGAATTTTCTCTGGCAGCTCTGTGAGGGTCTTCTGTTCTGTCTTGGGGAGCCATCTGGGAAGAGTCTTCTAGGATTTCAGAGGTGGATATAATACTTTTCTCTAAGAAATAAGAACGAACACTTTCCTCCAAGGCTTGCTCAGGGCTCACAGACGTTTGTCCTAGAGAAGCCACTTGATTTTCAAGACTTTCTGGCATCTGGGGAGAGCTTGAGGGATCCAGGCTGGCCAGGTGAGTGGAGGTGGGCCCACTGGAATGCCGCCTATCTTCAGAGACTGCTCTCACATCCCCAGGAGGGGGGTTGGCATTGGTCATCATTGGTTTCTGGAGAATTCCATTGGTCATTTTGAGGTCAACCTCCTTTGTAAGCTGTTGactttttagaaacaaatttagTTAATATTAAGGAACCTATTAgctttttaattataattcagTCCACGAGAACACGTTAGTTACAAACAGGAAAGAGGAATGTTCAATCAACACTCTTTTTAGGATTAACTTTAGCAAGTATGTGCTCATAAATCAAAGCTGGTGGGCCAACTAGATCACACAagttttgtttgttcgttttaaagtttacttatcaggtagagaaagacaaggagaacaagtgatcacaagcagggggaggtgcagaaggtaagggagaagctgactctgctgagctaggagcccaatgcaaggctcgatcccagcaccctgggatcatggcctgagttgaaggcagaggaTTCACCAGTTGAGACCCCAAACACCCCTAAATCACACAGATTCCTAAGAGATATAGTACAGATGTGACAAATAATTAATCAGTTAAGGTTTTCTGTGCTAGCTGATTTCCCCCTTTCAGGTAAGGGCCACTAGCTACACAGTCAGGAACAGGGCACAAGAAGGTCAAGATTTTCACCAAAGAGAAAGGCAAGATCGAGAGCTCTGCCTTCTGACAGAGCAGGGTTTGACACTGAGAACACCCAAGGCTGGCTTGCAAGTAGAAAGGAGTCCCTATTGGGTGTGAATAAAGAACCATAACCACAGAGCATCCTTCCTTGGAGTTGTGATCAGACATTTCATGAAATTAGAGAAACAAAACCCAGGCCAATCTGCTGGCAAAGGCACAGTAAAGGAGTGGAACATAAACTTATTtggggcacttggtggctcagtctgatTTGAGTTCATCTCAAAAGTTGAGTGTTtaactcttgaattcagctcaggccgtgatcttaGGGTATGaggtgatctcagggtgtgaggttgaggttctctctccttctcactcttcccctccccactcctgctctcttttaaaatatataaagaccttaaaaaaaaaatacccaacaaaAAACCCCTTAAactttgttctgtatttttcgTCATTTGCTTTTCTACTAACAAATGACCTCTAATGCAAGCGAGCCAGGCAACACACTGCACGAGCTCAGAGCAGAAACTAGGAGGAACTCAACCAGATGTGACTGAGGACAAAACAATTTTCCTGCCACATCCCCTGGAGGGGTTACAAATTGCAGCACAtcagggaaacctgggtggctcagtggttgagcatctgccttgggctcaggtcatgatccctctgcctacatctctacgtctcataaataaataagatctttattttatttttcaaagattttatttatttatgcttgagagacacacagagagaggcagaaacacaggcagagagagaagcaggctccatgcaggaagcccgatgtgggacttcgatcctgggactcagggatcatgctctgagccaaaggcagatgctcaaccgctgagccacccaggtgtccctaaataagatctttaaaacaaccaaccaaaccaaacaaattGCAATACATCAAGCAGCATCAACAACTTACTTCTCTTTCTGGATCCGGTTTTGAGGAGAGTTTTCTAACCCAAAAGCATCCTCCAGAGCAAAAGGAGCCTCGAGCTTGCTGCTCATGCCAGGACTTAATATCCGATGTGTCTGTGGGTCCCGAAGAG from Canis lupus dingo isolate Sandy chromosome 3, ASM325472v2, whole genome shotgun sequence includes:
- the TACC3 gene encoding transforming acidic coiled-coil-containing protein 3 isoform X1, encoding MSLQICNDENVTGDKSTENHEFLFSSPELTGRLSVLRLSQKENVPPKSVVKAMKVTFQTPLRDPQTHRILSPGMSSKLEAPFALEDAFGLENSPQNRIQKENQQLTKEVDLKMTNGILQKPMMTNANPPPGDVRAVSEDRRHSSGPTSTHLASLDPSSSPQMPESLENQVASLGQTSVSPEQALEESVRSYFLEKSIISTSEILEDSSQMAPQDRTEDPHRAARENSNQVPASSSGATWPPGTQPTEACAEGPFADLPGKAPASPEDPFGPRNTILASPLKARGAPSPSPQKEEADDQRVSSWSNRPIRLEFDFSDNATSKRELGERPSLKPPSGVSEARQENAPKEADEEPIPLLRGSYNLDWNKLDDPDFNPFEGGREAQPPESPQSRPAGPMAKKLHAGPEATGYSPLSQQVPTASAEDAHEVQTAAGTPGTVGEEGAAERAGASAPAGSLGGPPQDPEPASDPKEECFRDPTEVLGTGAEVDYLEQFGSSLFKESALRKQSLYLKFDPLLKDSPRRPVPVAPETNSTQDSTQDMAAPPSGSPTEAKLVELDFLGAPDAPVLDPPPCVFGPGGPLLPLGSIVDVLQYTQKDMDAAVEAMREENSLLRSRCDTLHAKNLEMGKIMDGFEGIVYQAMEEAQKQKELAKAEIQKILKEKDQLAADLSSMEKSFSDLFKRFEKQKEVIEGYHTNEESLKKCVEDYIVRIEKEGQRYQALKAHAEEKLKLASEEIAQVRSKAQAEALAFQASLRKEQMRIQSLEKTVEQKTKENEELTRICDDLISKMEKI
- the TACC3 gene encoding transforming acidic coiled-coil-containing protein 3 isoform X2, encoding MSLQICNDENVTGDKSTENHEFLFSSPELTGRLSVLRLSQKENVPPKSVVKAMKVTFQTPLRDPQTHRILSPGMSSKLEAPFALEDAFGLENSPQNRIQKENQQLTKEVDLKMTNGILQKPMMTNANPPPGDVRAVSEDRRHSSGPTSTHLASLDPSSSPQMPESLENQVASLGQTSVSPEQALEESVRSYFLEKSIISTSEILEDSSQMAPQDRTEDPHRAARENSNQVPASSSGATWPPGTQPTEACAEGPFADLPGKAPASPEDPFGPRNTILASPLKARGAPSPSPQKEEADDQRVSSWSNRPIRLEFDFSDNATSKRELGERPSLKPPSGVSEARQENAPKEADEEPIPLLRGSYNLDWNKLDDPDFNPFEGGREAQPPESPQSRPAGPMAKKLHAGPEATGYSPLSQQVPTASAEDAHEVQTAAGTPGTEGAAERAGASAPAGSLGGPPQDPEPASDPKEECFRDPTEVLGTGAEVDYLEQFGSSLFKESALRKQSLYLKFDPLLKDSPRRPVPVAPETNSTQDSTQDMAAPPSGSPTEAKLVELDFLGAPDAPVLDPPPCVFGPGGPLLPLGSIVDVLQYTQKDMDAAVEAMREENSLLRSRCDTLHAKNLEMGKIMDGFEGIVYQAMEEAQKQKELAKAEIQKILKEKDQLAADLSSMEKSFSDLFKRFEKQKEVIEGYHTNEESLKKCVEDYIVRIEKEGQRYQALKAHAEEKLKLASEEIAQVRSKAQAEALAFQASLRKEQMRIQSLEKTVEQKTKENEELTRICDDLISKMEKI